The following nucleotide sequence is from Lacinutrix sp. Hel_I_90.
TATATTGCTCGCTTAAATCAACCGTTTGAAATGGAATTCCTAATTTTTCGGCAACCAACATGGCGTCATTACTATCATCTAACCAGGGACACTCGTCTGATATGGTCACAGAATCATCGTGCCAGTTTTTCATAAAAAGACCTATAACCTCATAGCCTTGCTCCTTTAACAAATAGGCAGCAACACTAGAATCTACACCTCCACTAAGTCCAACAATTACTCTTTTTTTCATATTTATTTTCCGAGAAATCGGTCATCTTTTTAACAGACTGCAAAGATAAGGTAAATATAATTTTCTATCTTAAAATCTGTTTGATAAGAATGAACGTATATTTTGTTGAAAGGATACACGTAAAGGTTTAACAAAATTTTAAATGTTTTTGTTTAATCTTTTACTAATTTGGTCAAACATATTTAATCATCCATTAAACAAAAAAGTAATTATTCACAACAAACAAAAACAAAAACTATGAAAACAATCAAGAAATTATCGATGCTATTATTAGCAACCCTCGTATTATGGTCATGTAGTAATGATGATGATGGCGCGACTCCAATTAACCAGCCTCCTGCCACTTTAAATATTGTAGAGACGGCACAAGCTACTGCAGATTTAAGCATTTTAGTGGAAGCGGTTATCCAAGCAAATTTAACAACAACATTAAGCGGAACAGGCCCTTACACTGTACTAGCACCTACAAATGCTGCGTTTCAAGAATTTTTAGACAGTAATCCAGCATGGAATAGTTTAGCAGATATTGATAATGCAACGTTAACGCAAGTTTTATTAAATCACGTTATCTCAGGAACGGTAACGTCTACAGCCTTAATAAGCGCCGGTTCTGGGTACACCAGTACGTTAGCAGATGGTGCTGGAGGACAAAATTTGAGTATTTATTACAATACGACAGCTGGTGTTAAATTTAACGACCTAGCGACAGTAACCACTGCAGATGTAGCGGCATCTAACGGTATTGTACATATCGTAGATAAAGTGATTACCCTACCAAGTATTGTAGACCACGCTATTGCAAATCCAGAGTTAACAAGTTTAGTTGCTGCGGTAACCCGAGCTGATCAAACTGCTGTTTTGGCAGCTCTTACAGGAGCAACCGCTGCAGATCCACTAACCGTTTTAGCTCCGGTTAATGCAGCCTTTACAACTTTCTTAGACGGCACACCTCTAGTAGATGTTCCTGCTGCTGATTTAACACAATTACTTTTAAATCATACCATGAATGGATTTGTTGATTCTACTACTTTAACAACTGCTGGTGAAGGGTATGCTAATACCAATGCTGCAGGTGCAGGAGGAAATGACATGAGTATTTATTATAATACCTCAAGTGGCGTCACTTTTAATGGTGTTTCAACTGTTGCTATCGCTGACATTGTGGGGACTAATGGTATCGTTCATGCTGTAGATGCTGTAGTAGACTTACCAACAATTGCGACTTTTGCAACTGCAAACCCAGCGTTATCAAGTTTAGTTGCTGCCTTACAATTAGCAGATACAGGAACACCAACAGTACCTTACATTACAACAGTATCTGATGCAACGGCTGGACCATTTACAGTGTTCGCACCTACAAACGATGCTTTCGCTGCATTATTATTAGAATTAGACCCTACAGGTAGTACTGAGTTGGGAGATGTTGCTCCAGCTACAGTAGATGGTATTTTAACGTACCATATTGTATCAGCAAACGTTCAATCTTCAATGTTAGTGAGTGGTCCTGTTACAACACTGGGTGGCGATATTACTGCAGATGCAACAGCATTTACTTTAACAGATCCAAATAACAGAGTGAGCAATATTATTACGACATTAGTAGATATTCAAGCTACAAACGGCGTTGTTCATGCTATTGATACGGTTTTATTACCATTGCAATAATAGAGACAACTTATAAAGTTTATATCGTATAGAAAAATAACAAAACAGACTTTATACTTCAAGAAAAACGCTTTGAAAATTTCAAAGCGTTTTTTTTATGATTAATTTTCCTTTGGATTATTACTACGCCGTGTTAAATCTTGTTCTTCCTTCAGTATTCCGTTTTCATAGAATTTCCAAATCCCGTGTCGCCTGTCTTTTTGATACACGCCTTCCATTTGTATATCCCCTTTAGTATCGTAAATCTTAGCTGGCCCATCTAATACGTCATTATTATAATTAAAAACGCTTATTAGTTTCCCTATTTCAGAAAATGAACGTGCTTCTCCATTTAAAACACCGCCTTGATAGTTTTCTTTTTTAGCAATCTTTCCGCTTAAATAATAGGTGTTCTTTTCACCTTCCAACTCCCCTTTGCTATTGTAAAACTCTTCAGTCATAATTTGTTTTGACTTGTTGTGATAATATAGCCATTTACCAACATAGGTTTTCCCTCTCGTTTGACCTTCACTAATTAAATTTTTAGTTGAAGAAAAAAACTTTACTTGAGCTAAATCACTATCCGAATTAAAAGTTCTGGTCGCTGTTAATAGTGCTTTACCATCTATATTTTTATAAAATTTGAATGTCCCCACCTCTTTGCCATGGTTGAATTCGCCCTCATATCTTAACACCTTCGTATCCTCAAAATTCTTTTTCCAAATACCATGACGCTCTCCGTTGGCATCAAACTGATTCAACTCCTGAGTAAAACCAGAGCCTATAGATAGACTGAATAAAATGATATAAATTAGTTTCATAGGTAATTAACGTTATTTGAAGTTTTGTATTGTTACTAGTCTGGATTATGCATAGCAAAATCTATTCCATCTTAACATTGCCGTAAATTTAAGGCTGCTTTTAGTTTTCTTTATAATGCCAATACTGGGCTTCTGTTTCATACGTGAAAACTCAATTTTACGCGCTTGCAAGCTTTCAGTACAGAGGTATAAGCCAGGACACAAAAAAGCTGCCTGACTTAGTAATTAAGGTGGCAGCTTTCTATTTATTATTAATTATTATTTATTTCTTTTTTTTATTCTTATTTTGATTTTGCTTTTGTTCCTCTGCTTGCTCCATCATCTCCTTCATTTTGCGTTGGAATTTATTTTCCTTTTTAGGTTTCGCTTTTTGAACTTGTATGTTGGCATGAATTTTATCTTCATCTAAAACATAATTCTTTATTACAATTAGAATACCAATACTAATTAAGTTAGAAATAAAGTAGTACAAACTCAATCCAGACGCATACTTATTAAAGAATACCATCATCATGATTGGAGCAAAATAAATCATATACTTCATCATTTTTGCCATATCTGGCATTCCTTCTTGCTGTGGCTGTGACATGGATGCAGAATTTTGGCCTGTTGTCATTTTCATATAAAAGAAGATTGCAATTGCCGCCAAAATCGGGAATAAACTCACGTGATCTCCGTAAATAGGAATATCTATAGGGAGTTTAAAAACCTCATCATAAGACGATAAATCATCTGCCCAAAGGAAACTTTTTTGTCTTAATGCAAAGGCTGTTGGGAAAAACATAAATAAAGCGTAGAAGACTGGCATTTGAATTAAAGCTGGCAAACAACCTGCTAACGGACTTGCTCCTGCTTTGTTTTGCAAAGCCATAGTTTCTTGCTGTGCTTTCATCTTGTTGTCTTTATGTTTCTCGCGAATAGCATCTAATTCTGGTTTAAGTACTTTCATTTTCATTTGTGACAAATACTGTTTGTATTGTACAAATGACATGGCTAGCTTAATTAAAACCGTCATAACGATAATGGCGATACCAAATGGAAGGAACGAACTTAAAAAACCAAATAACGGAATAAATAAGTATTCATTAATCCAACCAAATAGCCCCCATCCTAAAGGAATACTTTCTTCTAAGTTGTTGTCATACGTTTTTAGAATTTTACTATCAGTAGGCCCGTAGTACAACTTCATATCCTTATTAATCTCATTGCCGTTTAGTGCTAATGCCGTTTTTGCTGAAAACTGTTTGGTAAAAAGCGTATCTACTTTTTCATCTTCAACTAAATCTTTAGAACTCAACATTACAGACTTAAAAGGTTTGTCATCTGCCACTAATATGGAGCTAAAGAAATGTTGTCTAAAAGACAACCACTCTACATCCTTTTCAACCTCTTCATCTTCACCACCTTGATCTAGTTTATCAATGTTACCGTCATCATGCTGGTAGGTTAATCGGGTGTAACGGTTTTCATAAGAAACACTTTGATCATGGCGCATTGCCTTTTGTGTCCAATCTAAGTTTACTTCCTGAGAACTGTTTATGATACCACTTAAACCCTGAGATTTGATAGAAAAATCCACCATATAATCATTGGGCTTAATCACATATAAATACTCTAAAAACTGCGTTTCAGAGACCTTTAATTTCATTGAAACCAACGTGTTTTCTCCCTTTTTTGTTACTGTAGGCTGAAAATATAACTCTTGCGTGTTTAAGATGCGACTGTCTGTTGTTCCAAAATTGATATTAAAACTCGCATTTTTGTTTTTTACTAAATAGATTGGTACAGAATCAAAATCTACAAACTTATTTAATTTTACTTCAGATAGATGGCCACCTTTATTAGCAAATTTCAATTGTAGCACACCGTTATTAACAGTAGTTTCATTATTTGAAGCAGAGGCTAAAGTCGTTGAATACGCAAAAGCACCTAATTTATTTTGAAGTGCTATTTGCTGTAAAGAATCTGAAGCTGTAGTATTTGAAAAATCTTCAGGGGTCGCAACTTTAGCTTCTTCTTTTAGGATAGCTTCTTTTACTTTTACGGCATCTATTTGCTCTTGTTTTGCTTTTTCTTCGGCAGCTATTTCTTCTTCAGAGGGTTTGCTTTGCCATAACATAAATAGTAAAATACCAAAAATAAGCACAAAGCCTATAATTGCATTAACATCTAATTTTTTTTCTTCCATATCATATTCGTCTTTCGACTGTGCTCAAGATAAACCTTCACGGTAATCTGGTTATTTATTTCACAAAAACCTGTCAGGTTAAAAAGCCTTACAGGTTTAAGCTGTTTTTTTGGTCTGTGGAATTACTATTCAAAAAGTAATCCGTTTACTTGTTTTGTGTCATAGTGACACCTTTGTTTTTCTTTTCATTTTTAAGCGCTGCATCAACAAATGCCACAAAAAGAGGATGTGGATTGGCTACTGTACTTTTATATTCGGGATGGTATTGCACACCAACAAACCAAGGGTGACTAGGGATTTCAATAATTTCTACCAGGTTAGTTTCTGGATTAAAACCCGTGGCAATCATACCTGCTGCTTCTATTTTTTCTTTGTATTCACTATTAAATTCATAGCGATGTCTGTGACGTTCTTTAATACTTTCAGAATTATAGACTTGCTTTACGATACTACCATCAACCAATTTACAATCCCAAGCACCCAAACGCATAGTTCCGCCTTTATCTGTAATGGTCTTTTGTTCTTCCATTAAATCAATTACAGGATCAGGTGTGTTTTCATCCATTTCTGTTGAATTAGCCATTTTCAATCCTAAAACCGTACGTGAAAATTCAATAACTGCCATTTGCATTCCTAAGCAAATGCCGAGAAATGGTATATTCTGCTCTCTCACATATTTAACCGCAGCAATTTTTCCTTCAATCCCACGCTCACCAAAACCTGGTGCTACTAACACTCCATTTAAATGAGAGAGTTTTAGTTTTATATTATCATCGTTTAGATATTCTGAATGAATGGATTCCACATTTACCCGTACTTCGTTTTCTGCTCCTGCGTGGATAAAAGCCTCCAATATTGATTTATAAGAGTCCTGTAATTCTACGTACTTGCCAATAAGTCCGATAGTAACTTCCGACTTTGGATTTTTATGCAACTTTAAAAAAGCATTCCAGCGTGCTAAATCTGGTGTATTGCTTTCCAGACCTAGCTTCTTTAAAACGACCGTATCTAAGCCTTGTTCCAGCATTAAATTTGGCACATCGTAGATTGTAGAGGCATCAATAGACTGAATAACTGATTCCTGAGTCACATTACAAAAACGCGCTAATTTCACTCTGATATCCTGAGGCAATTCATGCTCTGTTCTACACACTAAAATATCGGCTTGCACACCACTCTCCATCAATGTTTTTACACTATGTTGCGTTGGTTTTGTTTTTAACTCTCCTGCTGCCGAAAGGTAAGGTATTAGTGTTAAATGAATAACCAAAGCATTGTGCTCCCCTAAGTCCCATTTTAATTGTCTTACTGCTTCTATATAGGGTAAAGACTCTATATCACCAACGGTACCACCAATTTCTGTAATTACGATGTCGTAATCACCAGAATTCCCTAAAATTTGAATACGGTGTTTTATTTCGTCTGTAATATGAGGAATTACCTGAACGGTTTTACCTAAAAACTCACCGCGACGTTCTTTTTCAATGACGCTTTGATAAATACGACCTGTAGTCACATTATTGGCCTGACTCGTGGGTACGTTTAAAAAACGCTCGTAATGCCCTAAATCTAAATCCGTTTCAGCGCCATCATCTGTAACATAGCACTCGCCATGCTCGTAAGGATTAAGCGTACCAGGATCGACGTTAATATAGGGGTCTAATTTTTGAATGGTAGTCCTGTAACCTTGGGCCTGTAGCAATTTCGCTAAAGAAGCTGCGATGATTCCTTTTCCCAGTGAAGAGGTCACTCCTCCTGTTACAAATATGTATTTCGTTGTAGTTGTCATTGTGCGTTGTTAAACGCGAGCAAATTTACAATTTTAAGTTGAAATGTTCGAGGTTTTAAGTTTTATTTCTTAGGAAAATTTCGTTGGATATTTTTAACAATTTCCTCTAGCCCATTTAATTTTAATGTGTAAACGGTTTCGAGCATTTCACCCAATTTTCCCTTAGGAAAACCTTTATTGTGATACCAAACCACATAAAACTCAGGTAAATCTATAAGATACCGGTCTTTATATTTACCATAGGGCATTTTAGTATGTGCTAATTTAATTAGAAATTCTCTGTCTGGCTGAAGCATTATTGAGACTTAAAGCTTTCTAAACGTTTGAGTTCGTCTTTTACAAACGCAGACCATGTTGCCTGCCCTCTTTTATCTATAGAAAAATGGCTTTCAGTATCGTATTTTTTTTGCATTTGTGCTAATGCTGCATTCGCTTTTTCATGATAGCTATCCAACTGTTCAGCTAGCGTTGGAGACACTTTTAGCTGCTCTATTTTTTCCTTTAGATATCTTACGTTTAACTCCGTAATATCAAAATGCAGTTGCTCATGTGCTAAGATATGATCGTCTATTAATTCTTTTTTGCACCAAGAATGCTCGGGATAGAAATGCGCAAAAACCTCCGTTTTAACACCAACTATGCCTTTTGTTGAGCTTTTTTGAATACTATAACTAAAAGTTATTCCCGAAGCTGTGACCGCCACTGCATCAATACCATGGTCTGCTTCACCTTGAAAATCTTCCCATTGTAATTTATGATCTTGATTCCAAGAGAAGTATGACACGTCACTACGGAAACACAAAATCAACGTCAAAGTTAGAATTAATTTATGCATAATTTGGGGGCTAATTATCGGTAACAATATAGTGAATTTTTCTATTGCTTCACCTCGTCAATTTTTAAATCGTTATAGCGTACAATGTAAACGCTATTATTATAGTATCCTCCAAAGAGTTTCTTTTTATAACCAAATTTATTCTCTATATAAGACGTCATTGGTGTCTGAATTACTGAAGAAAACAAACTCTCAGCAGTTACCAAACGCAATACCACATCCATTGTTAAATCATAACCACGTACAGCATAAGTATTAGGTGAGATATGGTATTCCTTTTTATAATTTTTTATAAAATCAATGTTAGAATCTTCACTTACAATTTTAGAAATTGACGGATAGGTAAAATGTAAATTAGAGAGGTGGTAATTAGAAACTTCTTCGTCTTCAAAAGCTTTGTTTTGATTCGTTGTTACTAAAGTTATTACCCTTTCCTCATTATTTAAACCATTTAAGATACTAGCGACATTAGAGACAAAACCAGAATGATCGGTTTCTAAAAACACAATATTATTACCAGGTTTTAAAACACTTACTAAATCTTGTTCTAACACATTATATTGATCTTTTTGAGTTTTTTTATCCAATCTTGAGTTTACTAATTTAGCATTAATAAACTTTTCTTTAAGCATCATGCTTACTGGTCTTCTTTTCAAATCTGAAATCACAATAATTTGCGAGGTACTATCTTTTTTTATATAGTCAATTATTTTAGTCTTCAACATCTCGTCTGATGGCCTTGACTGAAATACATTATTTTCAACGTTCACCTCTTTTGTTACCGGAGAAACCACGGGAATCCCTTTATAGGCTAGGCTATTTGCCGCAGTATTGAAAATTGATGGCAAGAGTGGCCCAATAACGACGTCTGTAGTCGTGAAATCGTTGTTTCTCAAAATAGCGTTCACTTCACTTTCACGTGACTGTGTGTCGTACACTTTTACGTTTAGATTAACCCCTTTTTGTTCCAGCTCGTCGAGTGCCATTAACATTCCAGAATAGAAATCGAGCGCAATACTTAAGGTTCTATCCGTTTTTATTTGCTTCTTAATATCCAACACAGAATCTGAATTCACTTTATTTGTGTTAAAGGGAAGCATTATCGCTATGGTTTTCACGCTGCGATCGAACTCCTTTTGTGATAAATCTACAATCTCTGCAAGGTCATCGATTACAGCACCTGTTGATTCTGCATCTATAGCCTCGTTGTACATTACTTTTAATATCATCCCTTCTTTTAATCCCGATTCTGCCAAACCAGGATTAAATTGTTCCAGCTCAGCTTGCTCCATACCCGTTTTAATTTTTAAACGATAGAAACCTTCTTTTGGCAGTACAGTGTAGTAGCTGTATTGCTCATCAACCATTTTTATCTTTTCTGCTTCTAAATTAGGGATATTTATAATTTGACCCGGCTGTAAAATCGCATCCATCTCTGGGTTTAAAGCTTCCAATTCTGAAACCGAAATACCATATTTATAGGCTATACGCCATTTCCCTTCCTTAGGTTTTACCTCATAGGTTTTGGTAGTAGCTTCTGCAGGCGCTAACCTTATAATTTTTTTGAAAACCGGAATTTGTAATTTATCTCCTTTTTTTAAATTATTTGCGTAAAGAAATTTATTGTGTTTTTTAATTTCCTCTTCAGTCACATTATACTCTTTAGACAACCCATATAAGGTTTCTTTACGGTGCACTCTATGATTGATATAACGATCAAATATTTTCTCTACCGTTTGTTTTGTACTATCAGTGGCTGTAGAAGTTGTTGGTGTTGTAGTCGTTGCCGCTCCTGTTGTAGCGGGTCCTGAAGTCGTTGTTTCCGTTTCAACTGTTTTTGGTGTCGTTCTTTCTTTCGGAATAATTAAAATAGCATTTGGCCTTAAGTTTTTTCGTGCATCTGGATTAAGGTTATAGATATCACTCGTAGACATGTTATATTGCTTAGCAATGCTTTCTACTGTTTCACCGGCTTTTACTTTATGGGTCTTATAATTTTGTGCTTTTGCTGAAGAACAAGAAAAACAAATGAACAGACTTAGTATAACTATTATTTTTTTCATTAAAAAAATGTAATGCTTTAATCCTGAAAAACAGGACGCTTAAAATTTATGTTTATTAATTCTAAATATAGAACGACAAATTACTGTTTTTATTTAATATTCAATTATCATTCCAAAAATAAACACACACAACCAATAAGGCAGCGTTAGCGATGGAGGCTTTGTTGGAGCTCCTCGCAGAGAGCGACTGCCGAGAGCGCGACCTTTAGGTAACGCCCAAATTATTTTTATTCCCACTCAATGGTTGCTGGTGGCTTACTACTAATATCGTACACCACGCGATTGACACCTTTAACCTTATTAATGATATCGTTACTTGTTTTTTGTAAAAACTCGTAAGGTAAGTTTACCCAATCGGCAGTCATACCATCTGTACTTTCCACAGCTCTTAGCGCAACACATTTTTCGTATGTTCTCTCGTCTCCCATAACACCAACACTGTTAACAGGAAGTAAAATAGCACCTGCTTGCCATACTTTATCATAAAGTCCGGCAGCTTTGAGTCCGTTAATAAACACCGCATCAACTTCTTGAAGAATACGTACTTTTTCAGCCGTTATATCTCCCAAAATACGAATTGCTAAACCAGGTCCTGGAAATGGATGGCGGCCTAATAATTGCTTATCCATATCCATTGAAGCGCCAACGCGACGCACCTCATCTTTAAATAAAGCTTTAAGGGGCTCAACAATTTTAAGTTTCATAAAATCTGGCAA
It contains:
- a CDS encoding toxin-antitoxin system YwqK family antitoxin gives rise to the protein MKLIYIILFSLSIGSGFTQELNQFDANGERHGIWKKNFEDTKVLRYEGEFNHGKEVGTFKFYKNIDGKALLTATRTFNSDSDLAQVKFFSSTKNLISEGQTRGKTYVGKWLYYHNKSKQIMTEEFYNSKGELEGEKNTYYLSGKIAKKENYQGGVLNGEARSFSEIGKLISVFNYNNDVLDGPAKIYDTKGDIQMEGVYQKDRRHGIWKFYENGILKEEQDLTRRSNNPKEN
- a CDS encoding LysM peptidoglycan-binding domain-containing protein, whose product is MKKIIVILSLFICFSCSSAKAQNYKTHKVKAGETVESIAKQYNMSTSDIYNLNPDARKNLRPNAILIIPKERTTPKTVETETTTSGPATTGAATTTTPTTSTATDSTKQTVEKIFDRYINHRVHRKETLYGLSKEYNVTEEEIKKHNKFLYANNLKKGDKLQIPVFKKIIRLAPAEATTKTYEVKPKEGKWRIAYKYGISVSELEALNPEMDAILQPGQIINIPNLEAEKIKMVDEQYSYYTVLPKEGFYRLKIKTGMEQAELEQFNPGLAESGLKEGMILKVMYNEAIDAESTGAVIDDLAEIVDLSQKEFDRSVKTIAIMLPFNTNKVNSDSVLDIKKQIKTDRTLSIALDFYSGMLMALDELEQKGVNLNVKVYDTQSRESEVNAILRNNDFTTTDVVIGPLLPSIFNTAANSLAYKGIPVVSPVTKEVNVENNVFQSRPSDEMLKTKIIDYIKKDSTSQIIVISDLKRRPVSMMLKEKFINAKLVNSRLDKKTQKDQYNVLEQDLVSVLKPGNNIVFLETDHSGFVSNVASILNGLNNEERVITLVTTNQNKAFEDEEVSNYHLSNLHFTYPSISKIVSEDSNIDFIKNYKKEYHISPNTYAVRGYDLTMDVVLRLVTAESLFSSVIQTPMTSYIENKFGYKKKLFGGYYNNSVYIVRYNDLKIDEVKQ
- a CDS encoding DUF3820 family protein, whose product is MLQPDREFLIKLAHTKMPYGKYKDRYLIDLPEFYVVWYHNKGFPKGKLGEMLETVYTLKLNGLEEIVKNIQRNFPKK
- a CDS encoding CTP synthase; amino-acid sequence: MTTTTKYIFVTGGVTSSLGKGIIAASLAKLLQAQGYRTTIQKLDPYINVDPGTLNPYEHGECYVTDDGAETDLDLGHYERFLNVPTSQANNVTTGRIYQSVIEKERRGEFLGKTVQVIPHITDEIKHRIQILGNSGDYDIVITEIGGTVGDIESLPYIEAVRQLKWDLGEHNALVIHLTLIPYLSAAGELKTKPTQHSVKTLMESGVQADILVCRTEHELPQDIRVKLARFCNVTQESVIQSIDASTIYDVPNLMLEQGLDTVVLKKLGLESNTPDLARWNAFLKLHKNPKSEVTIGLIGKYVELQDSYKSILEAFIHAGAENEVRVNVESIHSEYLNDDNIKLKLSHLNGVLVAPGFGERGIEGKIAAVKYVREQNIPFLGICLGMQMAVIEFSRTVLGLKMANSTEMDENTPDPVIDLMEEQKTITDKGGTMRLGAWDCKLVDGSIVKQVYNSESIKERHRHRYEFNSEYKEKIEAAGMIATGFNPETNLVEIIEIPSHPWFVGVQYHPEYKSTVANPHPLFVAFVDAALKNEKKNKGVTMTQNK
- a CDS encoding fasciclin domain-containing protein; its protein translation is MKTIKKLSMLLLATLVLWSCSNDDDGATPINQPPATLNIVETAQATADLSILVEAVIQANLTTTLSGTGPYTVLAPTNAAFQEFLDSNPAWNSLADIDNATLTQVLLNHVISGTVTSTALISAGSGYTSTLADGAGGQNLSIYYNTTAGVKFNDLATVTTADVAASNGIVHIVDKVITLPSIVDHAIANPELTSLVAAVTRADQTAVLAALTGATAADPLTVLAPVNAAFTTFLDGTPLVDVPAADLTQLLLNHTMNGFVDSTTLTTAGEGYANTNAAGAGGNDMSIYYNTSSGVTFNGVSTVAIADIVGTNGIVHAVDAVVDLPTIATFATANPALSSLVAALQLADTGTPTVPYITTVSDATAGPFTVFAPTNDAFAALLLELDPTGSTELGDVAPATVDGILTYHIVSANVQSSMLVSGPVTTLGGDITADATAFTLTDPNNRVSNIITTLVDIQATNGVVHAIDTVLLPLQ
- the yidC gene encoding membrane protein insertase YidC, which produces MEEKKLDVNAIIGFVLIFGILLFMLWQSKPSEEEIAAEEKAKQEQIDAVKVKEAILKEEAKVATPEDFSNTTASDSLQQIALQNKLGAFAYSTTLASASNNETTVNNGVLQLKFANKGGHLSEVKLNKFVDFDSVPIYLVKNKNASFNINFGTTDSRILNTQELYFQPTVTKKGENTLVSMKLKVSETQFLEYLYVIKPNDYMVDFSIKSQGLSGIINSSQEVNLDWTQKAMRHDQSVSYENRYTRLTYQHDDGNIDKLDQGGEDEEVEKDVEWLSFRQHFFSSILVADDKPFKSVMLSSKDLVEDEKVDTLFTKQFSAKTALALNGNEINKDMKLYYGPTDSKILKTYDNNLEESIPLGWGLFGWINEYLFIPLFGFLSSFLPFGIAIIVMTVLIKLAMSFVQYKQYLSQMKMKVLKPELDAIREKHKDNKMKAQQETMALQNKAGASPLAGCLPALIQMPVFYALFMFFPTAFALRQKSFLWADDLSSYDEVFKLPIDIPIYGDHVSLFPILAAIAIFFYMKMTTGQNSASMSQPQQEGMPDMAKMMKYMIYFAPIMMMVFFNKYASGLSLYYFISNLISIGILIVIKNYVLDEDKIHANIQVQKAKPKKENKFQRKMKEMMEQAEEQKQNQNKNKKKK